A genomic region of Zea mays cultivar B73 chromosome 6, Zm-B73-REFERENCE-NAM-5.0, whole genome shotgun sequence contains the following coding sequences:
- the LOC103631016 gene encoding thaumatin-like protein 1b codes for MARHSLALVLLVVIAISVTGVQSKMFTITNNCVHTVWPGISTGASPAPPLDTTGFELAPGESRALPVPSGWSGRVWGRTLCSTAAGTGKFTCVTGDCGSGLQECASGNAAPPVTLAQFSMDGSGGMDLYDVSLVDGYNLPMVVVRQGAAAEGNCVPAGCVVDLSGACPAELRVPGVVACKSACQAFGSPRYCCTGEYGNPDTCKPSAYSEFFKKACPRAYSYAYDGNTSTFGCSASDTGVYIITFCPSTSR; via the exons ATGGCCCGCCATTCTCTTGCTCTAGTTCTGCTCGTCGTCATCGCCATCTCGGTTACCG GTGTTCAGTCCAAGATGTTCACCATCACCAACAACTGCGTGCACACGGTGTGGCCGGGGATCTCCACCGGAGCGAGTCCGGCGCCGCCGCTGGACACCACGGGTTTCGAGCTCGCGCCGGGGGAGTCGCGTGCCTTGCCGGTGCCGTCCGGGTGGTCGGGCCGCGTATGGGGCCGAACCCTGTGCTCCACCGCCGCCGGTACGGGCAAATTCACCTGTGTCACTGGCGATTGCGGCTCAGGTCTCCAGGAGTGCGCGAGCGGCAACGCCGCGCCGCCGGTGACGCTCGCGCAGTTCAGCATGGACGGGAGCGGCGGCATGGACTTGTACGACGTGAGTCTCGTCGACGGATACAACCTGCCAATGGTCGTGGTGCGCCAGGGCGCCGCCGCGGAGGGGAACTGCGTGCCGGCAGGGTGCGTGGTGGACCTGAGCGGCGCGTGCCCGGCCGAGCTGCGGGTGCCCGGCGTCGTGGCGTGCAAGAGCGCGTGCCAGGCGTTCGGCTCTCCCCGGTACTGCTGCACCGGCGAGTACGGCAACCCCGACACCTGCAAGCCGTCAGCCTACTCGGAGTTCTTCAAGAAGGCGTGCCCGCGGGCATATAGCTACGCGTACGACGGCAACACCTCCACCTTCGGTTGCTCCGCCAGTGACACCGGCGTCTATATCATCACCTTCTGCCCAAGCACGTCCAGGTAG